The following coding sequences lie in one Mycobacterium sp. Z3061 genomic window:
- a CDS encoding GNAT family N-acetyltransferase → MPEVTGIDPLDLLHRRATPEHDGLPGTFSLRPLDLDRDLDALHSWMNDPEVARYWNKAWPREQIASYLREQQLSAHSTPYVGELDGVPMSYWELYRADLDPLARYYDAREHDAGVHLLLGPADCRGRRLAADLLRVVSGWQLDADPLATRVIGEPDATNVRLIRVAALAGFRHVTDIDLPHKRAALLIRARDSG, encoded by the coding sequence GTGCCGGAAGTAACGGGGATTGACCCGCTGGACCTGCTGCACCGGCGCGCCACACCCGAGCACGACGGACTACCGGGCACTTTCTCGCTGCGTCCGCTGGATCTGGACCGCGACCTCGATGCGCTGCACTCATGGATGAACGACCCCGAAGTCGCGCGCTACTGGAACAAAGCCTGGCCACGCGAACAGATCGCGTCCTACCTGCGCGAACAGCAACTCAGCGCGCATTCGACCCCGTACGTTGGCGAACTGGACGGCGTCCCGATGAGCTACTGGGAGCTCTACCGCGCCGATCTCGATCCGCTGGCGCGGTACTACGACGCCCGCGAGCACGATGCCGGCGTCCATCTACTGCTGGGTCCCGCCGACTGCCGCGGACGCAGACTGGCCGCGGATCTGTTGCGCGTGGTGTCGGGCTGGCAATTGGATGCCGATCCGCTCGCCACCCGGGTGATCGGTGAACCGGACGCCACCAACGTGCGCCTCATCCGGGTCGCCGCACTGGCGGGCTTTCGGCACGTCACGGACATCGACCTGCCCCACAAGCGGGCGGCCCTGCTGATACGGGCACGGGACTCAGGCTGA
- a CDS encoding alpha/beta fold hydrolase gives MPRTLGWIRQFHQPDSPESPILLVFPHAGAGASAYRSFSKALSRHFRVLLVQYPGRQDRAGEPPLTTLPEIAAGAFEEFAASEHCGAGPVAAFGHSMGGWVAFEFVRIAESRGIDVRELNVSAAVAPGNAVTKPPHPTDDESILQHLTALEGTNSAVFGNQDLIRLALPVIKADYRACDAYSCPDDVKIAARIHALGGDQDPIVTLGDLYGWGKHTDSAEVTMFDGGHFFINDHVDAVAELLAGSTQQEQTR, from the coding sequence ATGCCGCGCACGCTTGGTTGGATCAGGCAGTTTCACCAACCTGATTCACCCGAGAGCCCGATACTGCTGGTCTTCCCGCACGCCGGCGCGGGCGCCTCGGCCTACCGCTCCTTCTCCAAGGCGCTGAGCAGGCATTTCCGGGTGCTGCTCGTCCAGTACCCGGGTCGTCAGGACCGCGCCGGCGAACCGCCGCTGACCACGCTGCCGGAGATCGCGGCCGGCGCGTTCGAGGAATTCGCGGCGTCCGAGCATTGCGGTGCCGGCCCCGTGGCCGCGTTCGGTCACAGCATGGGCGGCTGGGTCGCGTTCGAATTCGTGCGGATCGCCGAATCCAGGGGCATCGACGTGCGCGAACTCAACGTCTCGGCAGCGGTCGCACCCGGCAACGCCGTCACCAAGCCACCACATCCGACCGATGACGAGTCGATCCTGCAGCACCTGACCGCGCTGGAAGGCACCAACTCCGCCGTGTTCGGCAACCAGGACCTGATCCGGCTGGCGCTGCCGGTCATCAAGGCCGACTATCGCGCCTGCGACGCGTACTCCTGCCCGGACGACGTCAAGATCGCGGCCCGCATCCACGCGCTCGGAGGCGACCAGGACCCGATCGTCACGCTCGGCGATCTGTACGGCTGGGGCAAGCACACCGACAGTGCCGAGGTGACGATGTTCGACGGCGGGCACTTCTTCATCAACGATCACGTGGACGCCGTGGCCGAACTGCTGGCCGGGAGCACGCAGCAGGAGCAGACGCGGTGA